The Natrinema sp. HArc-T2 genome has a segment encoding these proteins:
- a CDS encoding bacteriorhodopsin, which translates to MQSLVAFAIRAHVLQTGPTDAELFEYVFGGGNTLLALSFVVNIALAGLTILGIVYLGRSLTDPRAKAIATALLLISVVSISSYTGLTSGLTLSVIEMPAGHPAAGATTTGADGVLVMWGRYLTWTFSTPFILIVLGMIAGSNWTKILTTCAFTIAMCVTGLAAALTTSSLVLRWWWFVLGSIFFLVIVYVILVDWTAEAERTGTSDLFRTLKLLTVVGWFGYPILWMLGVEGVAILDVAITSWGYSVLDIITKYVVTFLAMFYVVDEPESITGGANYGASLPGSGPSDD; encoded by the coding sequence ATGCAGTCACTTGTCGCGTTCGCTATCCGGGCACACGTGCTCCAAACCGGGCCGACCGACGCGGAACTGTTCGAGTACGTCTTCGGTGGCGGCAACACGCTGCTCGCGCTGTCGTTCGTCGTCAACATCGCCCTCGCCGGCCTCACGATTCTCGGGATCGTCTACCTCGGACGCTCGCTTACCGATCCGCGTGCGAAGGCGATCGCGACCGCACTGCTGCTGATCTCCGTCGTCTCGATCTCGAGTTACACCGGCCTCACGTCGGGGCTGACGCTGAGCGTTATCGAGATGCCGGCGGGTCACCCGGCGGCGGGTGCGACGACGACCGGTGCGGACGGCGTCCTGGTGATGTGGGGCCGGTACCTCACGTGGACCTTCTCCACGCCGTTCATCCTGATCGTGCTCGGAATGATCGCCGGGTCGAACTGGACGAAGATTCTCACAACCTGTGCGTTTACTATCGCGATGTGTGTCACCGGCCTGGCAGCCGCACTGACCACGTCCTCGTTGGTGCTGCGCTGGTGGTGGTTCGTGCTGGGGTCGATCTTCTTCCTCGTGATCGTGTACGTTATCCTCGTCGATTGGACCGCCGAGGCCGAGCGAACGGGAACGTCGGATCTGTTCCGGACGCTCAAACTCCTCACCGTCGTCGGCTGGTTCGGCTATCCGATCCTCTGGATGCTCGGCGTCGAAGGGGTCGCGATCTTAGACGTCGCGATCACCTCGTGGGGCTACAGCGTCCTCGACATCATCACGAAGTACGTCGTGACGTTCCTTGCCATGTTCTACGTCGTCGACGAGCCGGAATCGATCACCGGCGGCGCGAACTACGGTGCCAGCCTCCCCGGGTCCGGGCCGTCGGACGACTGA
- a CDS encoding MarR family transcriptional regulator, with the protein MAETDGEEIEDLPPSAKLVFKVLEYDGPLTQKQIVEESMLSARTVRYALERLEGIGIVDEDIYFADARQSLYRLEEPVAADGNGVDESPKKDACCAE; encoded by the coding sequence ATGGCAGAGACCGACGGGGAGGAGATCGAAGATTTGCCACCAAGCGCGAAACTCGTCTTCAAGGTTCTCGAGTATGACGGACCCTTGACACAGAAACAGATCGTCGAGGAATCGATGCTCTCAGCCCGGACGGTGCGATACGCCCTCGAGCGTCTCGAAGGGATCGGAATCGTCGACGAGGACATCTACTTTGCGGACGCTCGGCAGAGTCTCTATCGACTCGAGGAACCCGTCGCGGCTGACGGGAACGGTGTCGACGAGTCCCCGAAAAAGGACGCCTGCTGTGCGGAATAA
- a CDS encoding PINc/VapC family ATPase, producing the protein MNVVPDTSVVIDGRVSATIEDGQFEGATICVPEAVVAELEAQANDGLDSGWDGLEELQRLAELADEGVVDLEYVGERPSAIERGHASEGEIDALIRDLAEDLDATFVTSDVVQAEVAQAKGLDVEHVSPEVRRVGTLAVEEYFDDQTMSVHLKTDAIPRAKRGELGAMAYEEIADEPVDEATMDEYAREVIDGAKEAHDGFIELSEPGMTIVQFRDYRIAIGRPPFSDGIEITAVRPIAQTDIDDYEHADELKERLLERQRGVLISGAPGAGKSTFAQAVARYISDHDYSVKTMEKPRDLQVGPDITQYTELGGEMAKTADALLMVRPDYTIYDEVRKTDDFEVFADMRLAGVGMIGVVHATRPIDSLQRLVGRVELGMIPQVADTVVYIEAGKVETVYDVKTTVKVPAGLTEEDLARPVIQVTNFQTGEPEYEIYTFNRQVVTVPLKDEEGGPSSESGVDRIAKQEIEREIRSVARGYVDVQLKSQDKAIVYVEEDDISSVIGKGGGRITDIENRLGIDIDVRTHDENPHYGTGDGGGGGASANSAGGGSQAGQMVQPEITSRHIVIPVDGNHGETVEIQAAGDYLFTATVSRGGEIQVSRGSAIAEELERAIDRKDPVTVVPS; encoded by the coding sequence ATGAACGTCGTGCCGGATACGAGCGTGGTCATCGATGGCCGCGTTTCGGCGACAATCGAAGACGGGCAGTTCGAGGGAGCGACGATCTGTGTGCCCGAAGCAGTCGTCGCGGAACTCGAGGCGCAGGCAAACGACGGACTCGACAGCGGCTGGGACGGTCTAGAGGAGCTCCAGCGGCTGGCCGAGCTGGCCGACGAGGGCGTCGTCGACCTCGAGTACGTCGGCGAGCGGCCAAGCGCCATCGAGCGCGGCCACGCCTCCGAGGGCGAGATCGACGCCCTGATCCGTGATCTCGCGGAGGACCTCGACGCAACCTTCGTCACCAGCGACGTCGTTCAGGCGGAGGTCGCACAGGCGAAGGGACTCGACGTCGAACACGTCTCGCCCGAGGTTCGCAGAGTCGGCACGCTGGCCGTCGAGGAGTACTTCGACGACCAAACGATGAGCGTCCACCTGAAAACGGACGCTATCCCGCGGGCCAAACGCGGCGAACTCGGCGCAATGGCCTACGAGGAGATCGCCGACGAGCCCGTAGACGAGGCGACGATGGACGAGTACGCCCGCGAGGTCATCGACGGTGCCAAGGAGGCCCACGACGGCTTCATCGAGCTCTCAGAGCCGGGCATGACAATCGTCCAGTTCCGGGATTACCGGATCGCGATCGGTCGCCCGCCGTTCTCGGACGGGATCGAGATCACCGCCGTCCGCCCGATCGCCCAGACAGACATCGACGACTACGAGCACGCCGACGAACTCAAAGAGCGACTGCTCGAGCGCCAGCGTGGCGTCCTCATTTCGGGTGCGCCCGGGGCCGGGAAGTCGACGTTCGCACAGGCGGTCGCCCGCTACATCTCCGATCACGACTACTCGGTCAAGACGATGGAGAAACCACGGGACCTGCAGGTCGGCCCCGACATCACCCAGTATACCGAACTGGGCGGCGAGATGGCCAAAACGGCCGACGCCCTGTTGATGGTCCGACCGGACTACACGATCTACGACGAGGTCCGCAAGACCGACGACTTCGAGGTCTTCGCAGACATGCGGCTGGCGGGTGTGGGCATGATCGGTGTCGTCCACGCGACCAGACCGATCGACTCGCTCCAGCGGCTCGTCGGTCGGGTCGAACTCGGGATGATTCCCCAGGTCGCCGACACCGTCGTCTACATCGAAGCCGGGAAAGTCGAGACGGTCTACGACGTCAAGACGACGGTCAAAGTGCCTGCCGGACTCACCGAAGAGGACCTCGCCCGGCCCGTCATCCAGGTTACGAACTTCCAGACCGGCGAGCCCGAATACGAGATCTACACGTTCAACCGTCAGGTCGTCACCGTCCCACTGAAAGACGAGGAGGGCGGCCCCAGCAGCGAGTCCGGCGTCGACCGCATCGCCAAACAGGAGATCGAACGCGAGATCCGCTCGGTCGCCCGTGGCTACGTCGATGTCCAACTCAAAAGCCAGGACAAAGCCATCGTCTACGTCGAAGAAGACGACATCTCGAGCGTCATCGGCAAAGGCGGCGGTCGGATCACCGATATCGAAAACCGGCTGGGGATCGATATCGACGTTCGCACGCACGACGAGAACCCCCACTACGGTACTGGCGACGGTGGTGGCGGCGGCGCGAGCGCCAACAGCGCCGGTGGCGGGTCACAGGCCGGCCAGATGGTCCAACCCGAGATCACCTCCCGGCACATCGTCATCCCCGTCGACGGCAACCACGGCGAAACCGTCGAGATTCAGGCCGCCGGTGACTACCTCTTTACGGCGACGGTGAGCCGCGGCGGCGAAATCCAGGTCTCGCGTGGGAGTGCGATCGCGGAGGAACTCGAGCGAGCGATCGATCGGAAAGACCCGGTCACAGTCGTCCCGTCGTAG
- a CDS encoding Brp/Blh family beta-carotene 15,15'-dioxygenase gives MTGDTTSSGGVLHTDAAARRLAARLCLGVGLVLIVTVVSVTILVGSPPLAYQYVPLALSVVVLGLPHGAVDHLVLPRARGDPVTLRSLAFVGSLYLLVGTAYAAVWFLAPVVAFVLFIFVTLVHWGQGDVYALLALVRAPHLETRASRLLALVVRGGLPMLVPLVAFPAQYAFVAETLVGLFDPDAATALEPAFSASVRAAVAIGFGSLIVLATGLGFLRTSDGDRGPWIVDTAETIGLVAYFAIVPPILAIGLYFCFWHSLRHILRTMLVDAVAGGALEREAIGTASRRFARDAAPLTAGGLLVLVVIGLAVPRTPATVPDVLALYLVTIAVLTLPHVVIVTLLDREQRLWSP, from the coding sequence ATGACCGGTGACACGACCTCCAGTGGCGGTGTCCTCCACACGGATGCCGCGGCCCGTCGACTGGCTGCTCGCCTGTGCCTCGGCGTCGGACTGGTGCTTATCGTCACCGTCGTCTCGGTCACGATCCTCGTGGGCTCGCCGCCGCTCGCGTACCAGTACGTTCCGCTGGCGCTCAGCGTCGTCGTCCTCGGGCTTCCCCACGGGGCCGTCGACCACCTCGTGTTGCCGCGGGCCCGGGGCGACCCCGTCACCCTGCGGTCGCTCGCATTCGTCGGCAGCCTCTATCTGCTGGTCGGCACCGCGTACGCCGCCGTCTGGTTTCTCGCCCCCGTCGTCGCGTTCGTCCTCTTTATCTTCGTCACGCTCGTCCACTGGGGGCAAGGCGACGTCTACGCCCTGCTCGCACTTGTCCGTGCCCCCCATCTCGAGACGCGGGCCAGCCGGCTCCTCGCTCTCGTCGTCCGGGGCGGGCTTCCGATGCTCGTCCCGCTGGTCGCGTTTCCGGCCCAGTACGCATTCGTCGCCGAGACACTCGTCGGGCTGTTCGACCCCGACGCGGCGACTGCGCTCGAGCCGGCGTTCTCCGCGTCGGTGCGGGCAGCCGTCGCGATCGGCTTCGGCTCCCTCATCGTGCTCGCGACGGGTCTCGGCTTCCTCCGGACGAGCGACGGTGATCGTGGCCCGTGGATCGTCGACACCGCGGAGACGATCGGGCTCGTCGCCTACTTCGCAATCGTCCCGCCGATCCTCGCGATCGGGCTCTACTTCTGTTTCTGGCACTCCCTCCGGCATATCCTCAGAACGATGCTCGTCGACGCCGTCGCCGGCGGGGCGCTCGAACGGGAGGCGATCGGCACCGCGTCTCGTCGCTTCGCCCGCGATGCGGCGCCGCTGACCGCAGGCGGATTGCTTGTCCTCGTTGTGATCGGGCTCGCCGTCCCGCGCACGCCCGCGACCGTCCCCGACGTGCTCGCGCTCTATCTGGTGACGATCGCCGTCCTGACGCTTCCGCACGTGGTCATCGTCACGTTGCTCGACCGAGAACAGCGGCTCTGGTCGCCATAG
- a CDS encoding bacteriorhodopsin — MLRLTMTALVGPESLWLWIGTIGMTLGTLYFVGRGRGVRDRKMQEFYIITIFITAIAAAMYFAMATGFGVTEVMVGDEALTIYWARYADWLFTTPLLLLDLSLLAGAHRNTIATLIGLDVFMIGTGAVAAFAATPGTRIAWWGISTGALLALLYVLVGTLSKNARDRSSEVASLFGTLRNLVIVLWLLYPVVWILGTEGTFGILPLYWETAAFMVLDLSAKVGFGVILLRSRSVLERAATPSAAAA, encoded by the coding sequence ATGCTACGCTTGACCATGACCGCACTAGTCGGTCCGGAATCCCTGTGGTTGTGGATCGGAACGATCGGAATGACCCTCGGAACCCTGTACTTCGTCGGTCGGGGGCGCGGTGTTCGCGACCGGAAGATGCAGGAGTTCTACATCATCACGATCTTCATTACGGCGATCGCCGCGGCGATGTATTTCGCGATGGCGACGGGCTTTGGCGTCACCGAAGTCATGGTCGGCGACGAGGCGCTCACGATTTACTGGGCACGCTACGCTGACTGGCTGTTCACGACGCCGCTGCTGTTGCTCGACCTCTCGCTGCTGGCGGGAGCACACCGCAACACGATCGCGACACTGATCGGCCTCGACGTCTTCATGATCGGGACCGGCGCGGTCGCGGCGTTCGCGGCGACTCCCGGCACCCGGATCGCGTGGTGGGGCATCAGCACCGGCGCCCTGCTCGCGCTCCTGTACGTGCTCGTCGGGACCCTCTCGAAGAACGCACGCGACCGGTCGTCGGAGGTTGCGTCGCTGTTTGGCACCCTTCGCAACCTGGTCATCGTGCTGTGGCTCCTCTACCCGGTGGTCTGGATCCTCGGCACCGAAGGGACGTTCGGCATCCTTCCGTTGTACTGGGAGACCGCCGCGTTCATGGTGCTCGATCTCTCGGCAAAGGTCGGCTTCGGGGTGATCCTGCTCCGGAGCCGCTCTGTCCTGGAACGGGCCGCCACGCCGTCCGCTGCGGCCGCGTGA
- a CDS encoding lycopene cyclase domain-containing protein produces the protein MTVPLTYFGVHLTFILPPLLVLGWLARRRDRAWWGARPLSGLAILIGLAVIYTTPLTNHLIPEEVWWYGEGAVVATVWHTPIEEYLFFVLQPILTAFWLFQLPATADRSLAIPLTHRLLGVGGGLSIAGVGWLLAADTSTYYLGWLLLWAGPILAIQWGFGLTYLWDVRRPLVVAIAVPTIYLWIVDRIAIELGVWAISDVHTIGFAPLGLPIEEALFFLVTNVFLVQGLVMYMWLLEHVHELPSLARVATRIAANSDDR, from the coding sequence ATGACCGTTCCACTCACGTACTTCGGTGTTCACCTCACGTTCATCCTCCCGCCGCTTTTGGTTCTGGGCTGGCTCGCGCGTCGACGCGATCGGGCCTGGTGGGGCGCTCGGCCACTCTCCGGACTCGCCATCCTGATCGGCCTCGCTGTCATCTATACGACGCCGTTGACGAATCACCTGATCCCCGAGGAGGTCTGGTGGTACGGCGAGGGAGCGGTCGTCGCGACGGTCTGGCACACGCCGATCGAGGAATACCTCTTCTTCGTTCTCCAGCCGATACTGACCGCGTTCTGGCTGTTCCAGCTGCCGGCGACCGCCGATCGATCGCTGGCGATCCCCCTCACGCACCGGCTGCTCGGCGTCGGGGGCGGCCTGTCGATCGCCGGCGTCGGCTGGCTGTTGGCTGCCGACACCTCGACGTACTATCTCGGCTGGCTGTTGCTCTGGGCCGGGCCGATCCTCGCCATCCAGTGGGGGTTTGGCCTCACGTACCTCTGGGACGTCCGTCGCCCGCTGGTTGTCGCCATCGCGGTGCCGACGATCTACCTCTGGATCGTCGACCGTATCGCGATCGAACTCGGCGTCTGGGCCATCTCGGACGTCCACACGATCGGCTTTGCGCCCCTGGGACTTCCGATCGAGGAAGCGCTGTTCTTTCTCGTGACCAACGTCTTCCTCGTTCAGGGACTCGTCATGTACATGTGGCTGCTCGAGCACGTCCACGAACTCCCGTCCCTCGCCAGGGTGGCGACCCGAATCGCCGCGAACTCTGATGACCGGTGA
- a CDS encoding NAD+ synthase, which yields MGVDSKTIVYPRTNRTNGPLFTDQQSLERIRERIVAEIQATVADANAEGVVVAMSGGIDSTLTAALAVEAVGSERVLGLGLPCHMTDDIHASDARTIADGMGIDFEEIQLRPLLECFEDTVGSEVEPSTDDERPNERTHELGNATARLRMLTAYYAANRQSRVVLGTANRSERLLGYFTKYGDGAADIHPLGDCYKTEVRALAEQIGLPRRVIAKEPTAGFWATQTDAGELGARYAVIDPLLYRFVEEGRPLEEAAAGLRIDRETAAEITSRYAETAHKRTVPPTPGIADRGGTGAQFD from the coding sequence ATGGGAGTAGATAGTAAGACGATCGTCTATCCGAGAACCAACCGTACGAACGGGCCACTTTTTACGGATCAGCAGTCGCTCGAGCGGATCCGCGAGCGGATCGTCGCTGAAATTCAGGCGACGGTCGCCGACGCGAACGCCGAAGGCGTCGTCGTCGCGATGAGCGGCGGGATCGACTCGACGCTAACGGCAGCACTGGCGGTCGAAGCCGTCGGCAGCGAGCGGGTCCTCGGACTGGGATTGCCCTGTCACATGACCGACGACATCCACGCGAGCGACGCCCGCACGATCGCCGACGGCATGGGAATCGACTTCGAGGAGATTCAGTTGCGACCGTTGCTCGAGTGTTTCGAGGACACGGTCGGAAGCGAGGTCGAGCCGTCGACTGACGACGAGCGACCCAACGAGCGCACCCACGAACTCGGGAACGCGACGGCGCGGTTGCGGATGCTGACGGCCTACTACGCGGCGAACCGCCAGTCACGGGTCGTCCTCGGGACGGCGAACCGCTCGGAGCGGCTGCTCGGGTACTTCACCAAGTACGGAGACGGTGCGGCTGATATCCACCCGCTCGGCGACTGCTACAAGACGGAGGTGCGAGCGCTCGCGGAACAGATCGGGTTGCCCCGTCGGGTCATCGCCAAGGAGCCGACGGCAGGGTTCTGGGCGACTCAGACCGACGCCGGGGAACTCGGTGCGCGCTACGCCGTGATCGATCCGCTACTCTATCGGTTCGTCGAGGAAGGACGCCCGCTCGAGGAGGCCGCTGCGGGGCTCAGGATCGACCGCGAGACGGCGGCGGAAATCACGTCTCGATACGCCGAGACGGCGCACAAACGCACCGTTCCGCCGACGCCGGGAATCGCCGACCGCGGCGGGACAGGAGCCCAGTTCGACTGA
- a CDS encoding DUF5305 domain-containing protein: protein MIDSPRLELVLARSGREIAIVLAVVGVLSIAATGWAVANPVTTTTPQFDEERVTADVGTSAVVTQNSTLWTEGDRLTDSSVYLLNESPELTVQPETRVQNATGGTPIEDGDVTHELLLRFEATRNGESFWNETRPVLRESPSVDNGVATSNATIDIESLRQRQRQLEREVAGVGSVELTMEVRTEYDTGHHQGTITTTAPVTITEEAYWLDGSLSDSATHSHQSGLTRTTEARSPVLIGGLSVLGTLALAGAVFVTRRSPADIDAARRAVHEQRYAEWISRGSIPMWIGDYHVALDTLEDVVDVAIDTNERVVHDEQRDLFAVLSDGVIYYYTDRGLWEETAWPEMDLTSQSTVVDTDGELPSGDVSELEGIDEFAAADDPDGFEDDEEIWNQL, encoded by the coding sequence ATGATCGACAGTCCACGACTCGAGTTGGTGCTTGCCAGATCCGGGCGGGAGATCGCGATCGTGCTGGCTGTCGTCGGTGTTCTCTCGATCGCTGCGACCGGCTGGGCCGTCGCGAACCCGGTCACGACGACGACACCGCAGTTCGATGAGGAACGCGTCACGGCTGACGTCGGGACGAGTGCCGTCGTTACCCAAAACAGCACGCTCTGGACGGAAGGCGACCGGCTCACCGATAGTTCGGTCTATCTGCTCAACGAGTCACCGGAGCTAACGGTCCAGCCCGAGACGAGGGTGCAAAACGCGACCGGGGGGACGCCTATCGAGGACGGTGACGTTACCCACGAGCTGTTACTTCGGTTCGAAGCGACCCGCAACGGCGAGTCGTTCTGGAACGAGACACGGCCCGTGTTGCGCGAGTCGCCGTCGGTCGACAACGGCGTCGCGACGTCGAACGCGACGATCGATATCGAATCCCTCCGCCAGCGACAGCGACAACTCGAGCGCGAGGTCGCTGGCGTCGGCTCGGTCGAGTTGACGATGGAGGTTCGCACTGAGTACGATACCGGTCACCATCAGGGGACGATAACGACGACAGCACCGGTGACGATCACGGAGGAGGCCTACTGGCTCGACGGGTCACTGTCGGATTCGGCAACTCACAGCCATCAAAGCGGACTTACTCGGACGACCGAGGCCCGGAGTCCGGTACTGATCGGTGGGCTGTCAGTGCTCGGGACGCTCGCACTCGCCGGTGCAGTGTTCGTCACCCGCCGGTCGCCCGCAGACATCGACGCCGCCCGCCGGGCGGTCCACGAACAGCGTTACGCCGAGTGGATCTCACGGGGGTCGATCCCGATGTGGATCGGCGATTATCACGTCGCGCTCGATACGCTCGAGGACGTCGTCGACGTCGCGATCGATACGAACGAGCGGGTCGTCCACGACGAGCAACGGGACCTGTTTGCGGTCCTCAGCGACGGTGTCATCTACTACTACACCGACCGGGGACTCTGGGAGGAGACTGCCTGGCCCGAGATGGACCTCACAAGTCAGTCGACTGTCGTGGACACTGATGGGGAGTTACCGTCTGGTGATGTCTCTGAACTCGAGGGGATCGACGAGTTCGCAGCTGCCGACGATCCGGACGGCTTCGAGGACGACGAGGAGATCTGGAACCAGCTGTAG